In a genomic window of Equus asinus isolate D_3611 breed Donkey chromosome 11, EquAss-T2T_v2, whole genome shotgun sequence:
- the LOC106844946 gene encoding disks large-associated protein 5-like isoform X2: MCEILQDKSVSGIGSEPKQDGAGIADGGRLAAVKKAVRERMQPGERAEAVGSAVPKEVDHITFDAGSFRIECPVKSFSVFDNKNLMTECHLLDSPRPGCSDPFTQVEEK, translated from the exons ATGTGTGAAATACTTCAg gaCAAATCTGTTTCAGGTATAGGGAGTGAACCAAAACAGGATGGTGCTGGGATCGCAGATGGGGGTCGCCTCGCTGCTGTGAAGAAGGCAGTGAGAGAGAGGATGCAGCCGGGAGAGCGTGCTGAGGCCGTGGGCTCTGCGGTGCCGAAGGAAGTTGATCATATAACCTTTGACGCTGGATCTTTTAGAATCGAATGTCCCGTTAAATCGTTCTCAG tatttgataataaaaatctCATGACTGAATGCCATCTTCTTGATTCA CCACGCCCGGGGTGCAGTGATCCCTTCACTCAGGTGGAGGAGAAGTGA
- the LOC106844946 gene encoding disks large-associated protein 5-like isoform X1, with product MCEILQDKSVSGIGSEPKQDGAGIADGGRLAAVKKAVRERMQPGERAEAVGSAVPKEVDHITFDAGSFRIECPVKSFSAVFDNKNLMTECHLLDSPRPGCSDPFTQVEEK from the exons ATGTGTGAAATACTTCAg gaCAAATCTGTTTCAGGTATAGGGAGTGAACCAAAACAGGATGGTGCTGGGATCGCAGATGGGGGTCGCCTCGCTGCTGTGAAGAAGGCAGTGAGAGAGAGGATGCAGCCGGGAGAGCGTGCTGAGGCCGTGGGCTCTGCGGTGCCGAAGGAAGTTGATCATATAACCTTTGACGCTGGATCTTTTAGAATCGAATGTCCCGTTAAATCGTTCTCAG cagtatttgataataaaaatctCATGACTGAATGCCATCTTCTTGATTCA CCACGCCCGGGGTGCAGTGATCCCTTCACTCAGGTGGAGGAGAAGTGA
- the LOC106844946 gene encoding disks large-associated protein 5-like isoform X3, with translation MCEILQDKSVSGIGSEPKQDGAGIADGGRLAAVKKAVRERMQPGERAEAVGSAVPKEVDHITFDAGSFRIECPVKSFSATPGVQ, from the exons ATGTGTGAAATACTTCAg gaCAAATCTGTTTCAGGTATAGGGAGTGAACCAAAACAGGATGGTGCTGGGATCGCAGATGGGGGTCGCCTCGCTGCTGTGAAGAAGGCAGTGAGAGAGAGGATGCAGCCGGGAGAGCGTGCTGAGGCCGTGGGCTCTGCGGTGCCGAAGGAAGTTGATCATATAACCTTTGACGCTGGATCTTTTAGAATCGAATGTCCCGTTAAATCGTTCTCAG CCACGCCCGGGGTGCAGTGA